In one window of Gudongella oleilytica DNA:
- a CDS encoding ECF transporter S component has product MIDLSSNKRFFDRYTIFELVAIAVVAALGVATKPIVVPLVHIITGPLFIPGGAIAGGFYMLWIILGIGFVKKTWTGTLIGLVQGLIVVATGVIGSHGVLSIFSYTLPGVVADLVFMFSRNKSYNLIHFMLGCMAANITGTIISNLLFFRLPAEMLLLLISGAALSGALGGVIAWNLLKALDKLGLNL; this is encoded by the coding sequence ATGATTGATTTGAGCTCCAACAAACGGTTTTTCGACAGATATACGATATTTGAATTGGTAGCAATAGCGGTGGTCGCAGCACTTGGTGTAGCTACTAAACCAATAGTAGTGCCTCTTGTGCATATAATTACAGGACCATTATTTATACCAGGTGGAGCGATAGCAGGTGGCTTTTATATGCTGTGGATCATTCTGGGAATCGGCTTTGTCAAAAAAACCTGGACAGGGACATTGATAGGTTTGGTTCAGGGCTTGATAGTAGTAGCAACTGGTGTGATAGGGAGTCACGGAGTATTGAGCATTTTTTCGTACACACTTCCAGGAGTTGTAGCTGATCTGGTATTTATGTTTTCAAGGAATAAGAGCTATAATCTGATACATTTCATGTTAGGGTGCATGGCAGCAAATATTACAGGAACTATAATATCAAACTTATTATTCTTTAGACTGCCAGCTGAGATGTTATTATTGCTGATTTCAGGAGCTGCACTTTCTGGAGCTTTAGGCGGTGTCATAGCATGGAACCTTCTGAAGGCATTAGATAAATTAGGTCTGAATCTGTGA
- a CDS encoding 4Fe-4S binding protein encodes MRRDIRIRLQLIAAAIVAVNCIMYYLYLNGITEIRSFSIADLNPYAGFSHLKAGLTDVSYRWRGITRGMALTIGITLAAIVSGRVFCGYVCPIGMLQDISNLIGRKLGLKSIKSSKLTKDLEKTKYVVFLSVVILGIFGLGNLLTPMSPWLGYLNIFAGLKFHTGLILLILFLVISLKIKRPFCRFLCPLGAYQALLSAVGFTSIKDSENCSSCSYCLRDCPVGIESFDYGSASPECIGCMRCVESNCIKGNKGYSIRLFNRPVKGIRIVIISMTILVFSYIVLPVIGATQNTTSRLPVGELRDGSYIGLGTGFGGPLMAEIYVEGGRVSNISIVSHRETEGYYEEVFRFVGSEIVATQSISIDALSGATATTRGFLGAVRSGISQASALD; translated from the coding sequence ATGAGGCGAGATATTAGAATAAGGCTGCAGCTTATTGCTGCAGCCATTGTAGCTGTCAACTGCATAATGTACTATCTATACTTAAATGGGATCACTGAGATAAGATCTTTTTCGATCGCTGATCTGAATCCATATGCAGGCTTTAGCCATCTGAAGGCAGGCTTAACAGATGTATCATACAGATGGAGAGGAATAACAAGAGGGATGGCTCTTACAATAGGGATAACCTTAGCAGCCATAGTATCCGGCAGAGTTTTTTGCGGATATGTTTGTCCAATAGGAATGCTTCAGGATATATCAAACCTTATTGGCAGAAAATTAGGACTGAAGAGCATCAAGTCTTCCAAGCTGACTAAAGACCTTGAAAAGACAAAATATGTTGTATTTTTGTCAGTCGTGATCCTTGGGATATTTGGACTTGGAAATCTGCTGACCCCGATGTCTCCATGGCTTGGATATCTCAATATATTTGCTGGTTTGAAGTTTCATACAGGCTTAATATTGTTGATTTTATTTTTGGTTATATCCCTTAAGATCAAGAGACCATTTTGCAGATTTCTGTGTCCACTTGGAGCTTACCAGGCTCTGCTTTCTGCTGTAGGATTTACAAGTATAAAAGATTCAGAGAATTGCAGCAGCTGTTCATATTGTCTTAGGGACTGCCCGGTAGGAATTGAGTCCTTCGATTATGGTTCAGCAAGTCCTGAATGCATTGGCTGTATGCGATGTGTAGAATCAAATTGCATTAAGGGAAATAAGGGCTATTCTATAAGACTTTTCAACCGACCTGTCAAGGGAATAAGAATCGTGATTATTTCCATGACAATTCTTGTCTTCTCCTATATAGTATTACCTGTTATTGGGGCAACTCAAAATACCACATCCAGGCTACCAGTAGGAGAGCTCAGGGATGGAAGCTATATAGGCCTTGGCACCGGCTTTGGCGGGCCGTTGATGGCTGAGATATATGTCGAGGGAGGAAGAGTCAGCAATATAAGTATAGTTAGCCATAGAGAAACAGAAGGCTACTACGAAGAAGTATTCAGATTTGTTGGATCAGAGATCGTGGCTACTCAGAGCATAAGCATCGATGCCTTAAGCGGAGCGACTGCAACCACCAGGGGATTCCTGGGTGCAGTAAGAAGCGGAATAAGCCAGGCATCAGCTCTTGATTAA
- a CDS encoding FMN-binding protein has protein sequence MTKGKKQYIIFLVVTLIIAATMLYFTDTVSEEESKVRSYYPEAKKVRLIRDLSDEGFIALNMPAVRRGYEVDGEIKAIVSSCVGYNGPVEILAAFDGQALSGIEVIEHTESPDYAEHIEKEWFLERFRELGADKYLNLVALDKESPEDIVQVTGATVSSQAVVNAVNAAIGAYQYLNNGVEMASVEDVVPQEMWQKDVNSFAINWGESSIRIDTDEIKTYEQVEREVVLINTTGTHTNMKVKGPTLKALLDAEGIDLSSFEGIGITGRDGYYTLVGKEKLDVNEVILAWEVDGKHVKDEEKPVRVAIPNELGPYWVKMVSNIDLYEKISPKNITKVHMFDALTRGIEPYYYEYYGSKDKSIEVGKILSKFDEIDKKGFFTMAANDGLEKNETISLVIQRYFIKIEGENAPMNIAPGFKLGMNVKHMTHFSTTKDAVVFPEKMIDVVRTKFAGDEEGMLLEDVLLTAGMRWEEGASFSAIASDGSIFPLDYATMLQCSIIDNGDEVSLHNGEKILTNDLLRIEIK, from the coding sequence ATGACTAAAGGTAAGAAACAATACATTATTTTTCTCGTCGTAACATTGATTATTGCAGCTACTATGCTTTATTTTACAGATACTGTTTCTGAAGAGGAGTCGAAGGTAAGGAGCTACTACCCGGAAGCAAAAAAGGTAAGGCTGATAAGAGATCTTTCTGATGAAGGATTCATAGCATTGAATATGCCTGCAGTTAGGAGAGGCTATGAGGTTGACGGTGAAATCAAGGCTATTGTTTCAAGCTGCGTTGGATATAACGGGCCGGTAGAGATCCTTGCTGCATTTGATGGACAAGCTCTAAGTGGAATTGAGGTCATTGAGCACACTGAATCACCTGATTACGCTGAGCATATTGAGAAGGAATGGTTCCTTGAGAGATTTAGGGAGCTTGGGGCAGATAAATACCTGAACCTTGTGGCTTTGGATAAGGAATCCCCTGAGGATATTGTCCAGGTAACCGGAGCAACTGTCAGCTCTCAGGCTGTAGTAAACGCAGTAAACGCAGCCATTGGTGCATATCAGTACCTTAATAATGGCGTCGAAATGGCTTCCGTAGAAGATGTTGTTCCTCAGGAGATGTGGCAGAAGGATGTAAACAGCTTTGCTATCAATTGGGGTGAAAGCTCAATAAGGATCGATACCGATGAGATAAAAACATATGAACAGGTAGAAAGAGAAGTAGTTCTTATAAATACCACTGGGACACATACCAATATGAAGGTGAAAGGCCCCACTCTTAAAGCATTGCTTGATGCTGAAGGAATAGATCTGTCCAGCTTTGAAGGGATAGGCATAACAGGCAGAGATGGATACTATACCTTAGTGGGTAAAGAAAAATTAGATGTGAATGAAGTTATCTTGGCTTGGGAGGTAGACGGAAAGCATGTAAAGGATGAAGAAAAGCCTGTTAGGGTTGCGATCCCCAACGAGCTGGGACCTTATTGGGTAAAAATGGTGTCGAACATTGACCTTTACGAAAAGATATCACCAAAGAATATTACCAAGGTCCATATGTTCGATGCTCTAACAAGAGGTATAGAGCCCTATTACTATGAATATTATGGCAGTAAGGACAAATCCATAGAAGTAGGGAAAATACTGTCAAAGTTTGACGAGATCGATAAGAAGGGCTTCTTCACTATGGCTGCCAACGATGGTTTGGAAAAAAACGAGACTATATCCCTGGTGATCCAACGGTACTTTATAAAAATCGAGGGAGAGAATGCACCAATGAATATTGCTCCTGGATTTAAACTGGGCATGAACGTAAAGCATATGACCCATTTCTCAACGACAAAAGATGCCGTAGTTTTCCCGGAGAAAATGATAGATGTTGTCAGGACTAAGTTTGCAGGAGATGAGGAAGGGATGCTTCTGGAGGATGTTCTATTGACAGCAGGCATGAGATGGGAGGAAGGAGCGTCATTTTCAGCCATAGCATCAGATGGGAGCATATTTCCGCTGGACTACGCAACGATGCTTCAATGCAGTATAATAGATAATGGAGATGAGGTATCACTTCATAATGGTGAAAAGATACTCACAAATGACCTTTTGAGGATCGAGATAAAATGA
- a CDS encoding molybdopterin-dependent oxidoreductase yields the protein MTKKNIILVVVAFLLLSVVASGCSKKDSTDAEVPAEQQVFEETAEDPDIAEEPVEIITGAPLEEPLAEPEVDEIEEEEPASEGSKAPEEQSTSLGDQPVPQEAPVQITELPVESQSAEPEKPSGPSIQLIKTNGETFYMSLDDMKDRSELHFSGSFYWLNSFGSTGHTDFKGVKLWTLLEAMEIVDSSSSRVKVIASDGYSMDFDISQIKRMDYIDETNQDVKLPIIIAWEENGEAYDPSEGAPFKLVVGQKEPGDINKPQWVSNIEKIIVE from the coding sequence ATGACTAAAAAAAATATAATATTGGTAGTTGTAGCCTTCTTGCTGCTCTCTGTCGTAGCCTCAGGCTGCAGCAAGAAGGACAGCACTGATGCTGAAGTACCGGCTGAACAGCAGGTATTTGAGGAGACTGCAGAGGACCCGGACATAGCTGAGGAACCAGTAGAGATAATCACCGGGGCACCATTGGAGGAACCCTTGGCAGAGCCAGAAGTTGACGAGATTGAGGAAGAGGAGCCAGCTTCAGAGGGATCAAAAGCACCTGAGGAACAATCAACATCATTGGGAGATCAACCAGTTCCACAGGAAGCACCTGTCCAGATAACAGAGTTACCAGTTGAATCACAATCAGCTGAACCTGAAAAGCCAAGTGGACCTTCAATCCAGCTTATCAAGACTAATGGAGAAACTTTCTACATGAGCCTTGATGATATGAAAGACAGATCAGAGCTGCATTTTTCGGGGAGCTTTTATTGGCTAAACAGCTTTGGAAGCACAGGCCATACTGATTTTAAGGGAGTTAAATTGTGGACGTTATTGGAAGCAATGGAAATAGTAGATTCATCCTCATCGAGAGTGAAGGTCATCGCTTCTGACGGCTACAGTATGGATTTTGATATATCCCAAATAAAGAGAATGGATTATATTGATGAAACGAATCAGGATGTTAAGCTTCCAATAATTATAGCCTGGGAGGAGAATGGAGAAGCTTATGATCCATCAGAGGGTGCGCCTTTCAAGCTGGTGGTAGGACAGAAGGAGCCCGGAGACATTAATAAGCCTCAATGGGTTTCTAATATAGAAAAAATAATTGTAGAGTAG
- a CDS encoding S-layer homology domain-containing protein has translation MKNRKLAKAWLSIILSLTLFLPGIPIARAEAVDLTITGTGINNQISIGPDDWDRYTIKEAVFSGNNSLNFHKITKVKGYDLFELIGTENLISGTDWEMTFICSDGFTFKKTISELKGTYTYPDFTVESKKSAPAMIARYSAVLADYPKDSFAPPVSWSDRALTESDLDKDFPKLVFGQAGINDMNLSKWGKQVVKIIVGEERFADVGSASPYKHISYPGAPYNIDAISGATFTIEGPAVEGYRAISLRQIEENTKEQAVVEYYEKTDQGVFLNSYEGVDAKSLLENYVKLRPNAGNITFKSKSRQTILTVPLEDADKYTIAYGVNEVPYVYLDSDVGFKQDKFNDNGCFKLVYEQDKASAREFSNVAYIYVEEKDAKNIFEHSYAPFNSTEYTDYEIIIHGDALGKEIRYKVSEIEAMDDIKYTGEYSLSNSEYFWYYNNYKGVKLWDLLLKAGLDPKTPNDTKIRFVAADNYNFAPMTIGEIKNYQLYGYYEKDSQDLGDGKFDGSNVKPVKSGMPPLVAYGFNGYPYVTRPTDEGFNPGLGNDGGPLRIIFGKTGYNDTNGSNQVQYIKEIIVGEGEAIGTGTINQQGTGVETASSVDSTSTWNHNQGAYKEYLDQPVLRVTGSQVKEPMTFTLRQLESMLDYILRDVYTGDGIREFEGIELWKLISDFVQLKDGVDQPSIRVFSGANYNQILRSNDQVMNGVLNSSGQLKKIMLAYAVEGYPLVPNEASIGYENNNAYGPIRLIIEESKSMWVKWVDCIVVGTGDYEQPKTEDIKELDLPELPEPVTNREAIVDWIIHRNDTGFEMSEASVRAMEYDNEGNLWIGTNGGGLSVRSIDGKWSHITEIETINAGTLKIDTVYAIVQRENGELWLTLGGPNDPRGILVKDPNGWRSINKENSNLPACFVQELELDGDGGIYIGTQNGLVHIDKSGEWSIYTQAEGLLPYSVDAVEPDGKGGVWIGYYPDTKGTEAEPKYFGGYQYLDPSGKLTTYQGFDPDNFNHNWVRSISVDPDGGVWIVRSGNAPGFGQGEVDYIIGNEKKTYKASELYPGIGEDNDIRLVKASSDEAGVIYIATTAGGVARIDIKFEKAEAYLYGKPFPTKQWNNVYFLDFSEDGLMIGTNGGAAVYKELMQFADTEGHWAEASISRMAEMSYVKGDSRGFRPNDSITRAEFVVLLSRVLGLDTETKVSSFKDVTIGSWYGKSITAAVENGLVNGYSDGSFKPSGRITRTEIAAILGRVVDTELSESQINDALSEFKDTVPEWAKAPAAAAVRAGIIDGFPDGSFSGAQSATRAQTAVMLMRLLGHQ, from the coding sequence ATGAAAAATAGGAAGCTGGCCAAAGCTTGGTTATCGATTATCCTTTCACTGACACTATTTCTTCCAGGTATCCCAATAGCGAGAGCAGAAGCAGTGGATCTTACGATAACCGGCACAGGTATAAATAACCAGATATCCATAGGTCCTGATGACTGGGACCGATATACTATAAAGGAAGCAGTTTTTTCTGGGAACAATAGCTTGAATTTTCACAAGATAACAAAGGTGAAGGGCTATGATCTGTTCGAGCTTATTGGAACAGAAAACCTTATATCAGGAACAGATTGGGAGATGACCTTTATCTGTTCAGATGGTTTTACCTTCAAGAAGACGATAAGCGAGCTTAAGGGTACATACACTTATCCCGATTTTACCGTGGAGAGCAAAAAATCAGCACCAGCAATGATAGCCAGATATTCAGCAGTACTTGCAGACTATCCTAAGGACAGTTTTGCACCTCCCGTCAGTTGGAGCGACAGAGCTCTCACCGAAAGTGACCTTGATAAGGATTTTCCCAAGCTTGTATTTGGTCAGGCAGGTATAAATGACATGAATTTATCCAAATGGGGAAAGCAAGTTGTAAAAATAATAGTTGGCGAGGAAAGATTTGCTGATGTGGGTTCAGCTTCTCCTTACAAACACATCAGCTATCCGGGAGCGCCATATAATATCGATGCCATTTCAGGAGCTACCTTTACTATTGAGGGACCTGCTGTAGAAGGCTACAGAGCCATTTCCTTAAGGCAAATAGAGGAAAACACCAAGGAACAGGCAGTAGTTGAATACTACGAAAAAACTGACCAAGGAGTATTCCTGAACAGCTACGAGGGAGTAGATGCCAAGAGCCTTTTGGAGAACTATGTAAAGCTGCGACCAAATGCAGGAAATATTACATTCAAGAGTAAATCCAGACAGACTATACTTACAGTACCTTTAGAGGATGCGGACAAATACACTATTGCCTATGGAGTAAATGAGGTGCCATATGTGTACCTCGACTCGGACGTAGGTTTTAAGCAGGATAAATTCAACGACAATGGATGCTTCAAGCTGGTATATGAGCAGGATAAAGCCTCTGCCAGGGAATTTTCAAATGTTGCATATATCTACGTTGAGGAAAAGGACGCAAAAAATATATTTGAACATTCCTATGCTCCATTTAACTCTACTGAATACACTGATTATGAAATAATAATACATGGAGATGCGCTTGGCAAGGAGATTAGATATAAGGTATCGGAAATTGAGGCAATGGACGATATCAAGTATACAGGTGAGTACAGTCTCTCAAATAGCGAGTATTTCTGGTATTATAACAACTATAAGGGAGTCAAGCTGTGGGATCTCCTTCTAAAAGCTGGTCTTGATCCTAAGACTCCCAATGATACCAAGATTAGATTCGTTGCGGCAGATAATTATAATTTTGCACCAATGACCATAGGAGAGATAAAGAACTACCAGCTTTATGGTTATTACGAGAAGGACTCCCAAGATTTGGGAGATGGCAAGTTCGACGGTTCAAATGTTAAGCCGGTCAAATCAGGCATGCCACCACTCGTAGCCTATGGTTTCAATGGATATCCATACGTTACAAGGCCGACTGATGAAGGATTCAACCCTGGTTTAGGAAATGACGGCGGGCCATTGAGGATAATATTTGGTAAGACAGGATATAATGATACCAATGGTTCTAATCAGGTACAATATATAAAGGAGATCATAGTTGGAGAGGGAGAAGCTATTGGAACAGGTACGATCAACCAACAAGGAACAGGTGTGGAGACTGCTTCATCTGTAGACTCTACATCGACCTGGAACCACAATCAGGGAGCATATAAAGAGTATTTAGATCAACCTGTTTTGAGAGTGACAGGCTCTCAGGTAAAGGAGCCAATGACCTTTACACTAAGACAGCTTGAGTCAATGCTGGATTATATTTTGCGAGATGTGTATACCGGTGATGGCATAAGAGAATTCGAGGGCATAGAGCTTTGGAAACTGATATCTGATTTTGTACAGCTCAAGGATGGAGTAGATCAACCATCCATCAGAGTATTTAGTGGCGCAAACTACAATCAAATATTACGCAGTAATGATCAGGTCATGAATGGAGTACTTAATTCATCTGGACAACTAAAAAAAATAATGCTCGCATATGCTGTGGAAGGATATCCTCTGGTTCCAAACGAAGCTTCCATTGGATACGAAAATAATAATGCATATGGACCTATAAGGCTTATAATAGAAGAAAGTAAATCCATGTGGGTCAAATGGGTAGATTGTATAGTCGTAGGCACTGGGGATTATGAACAACCGAAGACAGAGGACATCAAAGAGCTTGATTTACCAGAGCTTCCTGAACCAGTTACCAATAGGGAGGCGATCGTAGATTGGATAATCCATAGAAATGATACTGGATTTGAAATGTCAGAAGCCAGTGTAAGAGCTATGGAGTATGATAATGAAGGGAACCTTTGGATAGGAACTAATGGCGGCGGGCTTTCAGTAAGGTCAATCGATGGGAAATGGTCCCACATTACGGAAATAGAGACCATAAATGCAGGTACACTAAAGATAGATACGGTGTATGCGATAGTTCAGAGGGAAAATGGAGAACTATGGCTTACTCTGGGAGGGCCTAACGATCCAAGAGGAATACTTGTCAAGGATCCAAACGGCTGGAGGAGTATAAATAAAGAGAATTCAAATCTTCCGGCTTGCTTTGTACAGGAGCTTGAGCTTGATGGAGATGGTGGGATATATATAGGCACTCAAAACGGTCTGGTTCACATCGATAAATCCGGGGAGTGGAGTATTTATACTCAAGCTGAAGGTTTATTGCCATACTCAGTGGATGCAGTTGAGCCTGATGGTAAAGGAGGAGTATGGATAGGATATTATCCGGACACTAAGGGTACAGAGGCTGAGCCTAAGTATTTTGGAGGGTACCAATATCTTGATCCAAGTGGCAAGCTGACGACTTATCAGGGCTTTGACCCAGACAATTTTAACCATAATTGGGTGAGGAGCATATCAGTTGACCCTGATGGAGGAGTCTGGATAGTTCGTTCAGGGAACGCTCCAGGCTTTGGTCAGGGAGAGGTTGATTATATAATTGGCAATGAGAAGAAGACCTACAAAGCATCAGAGCTTTATCCGGGAATAGGAGAAGACAATGACATAAGACTTGTCAAGGCAAGCTCTGATGAAGCTGGTGTAATTTATATAGCAACAACAGCAGGCGGAGTTGCGAGGATTGATATAAAATTTGAAAAAGCAGAAGCGTATCTTTATGGTAAGCCATTCCCAACTAAGCAGTGGAACAATGTTTACTTCCTGGACTTTTCGGAGGATGGTCTTATGATCGGAACAAACGGAGGTGCAGCGGTCTATAAGGAACTGATGCAGTTTGCTGACACCGAAGGTCATTGGGCTGAGGCTTCAATTTCCAGAATGGCAGAAATGTCATACGTTAAAGGAGATTCCAGAGGATTCAGGCCAAATGACAGCATAACCAGAGCAGAGTTTGTGGTATTGCTTTCAAGGGTCCTTGGTCTGGATACTGAGACAAAAGTCTCTTCCTTTAAGGATGTAACTATAGGGTCATGGTATGGTAAATCCATAACAGCGGCAGTCGAAAATGGTCTGGTAAATGGTTATTCAGATGGAAGCTTTAAACCCTCTGGGAGAATAACCAGAACAGAGATTGCAGCTATCCTGGGCAGGGTCGTGGATACAGAGCTTTCAGAGTCGCAAATAAACGATGCTCTTTCAGAATTTAAGGACACAGTCCCAGAATGGGCTAAGGCACCAGCTGCAGCTGCAGTCAGAGCAGGGATAATCGATGGCTTCCCAGATGGCAGCTTCAGTGGGGCTCAGAGTGCTACCAGAGCACAGACAGCAGTAATGCTCATGAGATTATTGGGACACCAATAG
- a CDS encoding S-layer homology domain-containing protein has translation MTKFKKVSALLLVIAMLFSQVVFAEGEAVVVINGAGVEKELSLTLDELKAMPEEAQIDEEYIYNSKTGEKTVTVKGVSLAYVLRELAGLKVEEAEVAMVASDGYPIDPQMLTDIMAESLKYVIAYEVNGLAIDNDENPETDEIVVYRKVKESGEFGTVFKLVAEITVGEAIEPIVEEPVVEDPVAEEPAAVVFTDLTDEFAFAKSAIEGLAQKGIVNGKGNDLFDPAGSFTRAEFCKIAVVSLGYELVEYKGGFSDVKASDWFAPYVQTAVDNGIFTGYPDGTFMPIKVINRQEIAAVAGRAAVMAEVVAQEKLNKFVMEKSNYEDKLLVPEWAANEVAWLEAQGVFAGVAEGQFQPTKVVNRAEAAVIVYNTLFAEQDLE, from the coding sequence ATGACAAAGTTTAAAAAGGTATCTGCTTTATTATTAGTTATTGCTATGCTTTTCTCACAGGTTGTATTTGCAGAAGGCGAAGCAGTTGTAGTTATTAATGGTGCAGGGGTAGAAAAAGAGCTTTCACTGACTTTGGATGAGCTTAAGGCAATGCCAGAGGAAGCACAAATCGACGAGGAATACATATATAACAGCAAAACAGGTGAAAAGACTGTTACAGTTAAAGGCGTAAGTCTTGCATATGTACTTAGAGAGCTTGCGGGGCTTAAAGTAGAAGAGGCTGAGGTTGCTATGGTTGCTTCAGATGGTTATCCGATCGACCCTCAAATGCTTACAGATATTATGGCAGAAAGTCTAAAGTATGTAATAGCATATGAAGTAAATGGTTTAGCTATAGACAATGACGAGAATCCTGAAACAGATGAAATAGTCGTATATAGAAAGGTTAAAGAATCAGGTGAATTTGGAACAGTATTTAAGCTAGTGGCTGAAATTACAGTAGGAGAAGCAATAGAGCCGATTGTTGAAGAACCTGTTGTCGAGGATCCTGTAGCTGAAGAGCCTGCGGCAGTTGTATTTACAGATTTAACGGATGAATTCGCCTTCGCAAAATCTGCTATTGAAGGCTTGGCACAAAAGGGAATAGTAAATGGAAAGGGCAACGATTTGTTTGACCCTGCAGGTAGCTTCACAAGAGCAGAGTTCTGCAAGATAGCGGTAGTTTCTCTTGGCTATGAGCTTGTAGAGTATAAGGGCGGGTTCAGCGATGTCAAAGCAAGTGATTGGTTTGCACCATATGTTCAGACAGCAGTAGATAATGGTATATTCACAGGCTACCCAGATGGAACCTTTATGCCGATTAAAGTAATAAATAGACAAGAAATTGCAGCTGTTGCTGGTAGAGCTGCAGTTATGGCAGAGGTAGTTGCACAGGAGAAGTTGAATAAATTTGTGATGGAAAAATCCAATTACGAAGACAAGCTCTTAGTACCTGAGTGGGCTGCAAACGAAGTAGCTTGGCTAGAAGCTCAGGGAGTATTTGCTGGCGTTGCAGAGGGCCAATTCCAACCAACAAAGGTAGTCAACAGAGCTGAAGCAGCTGTAATAGTATATAACACCCTGTTCGCCGAGCAGGATTTAGAGTAA
- a CDS encoding MBL fold metallo-hydrolase, whose product MIIKALMENRGKSDEYLTEHGLSLYIETDTRKLLFDTGETDKFLSNAEKLDVDLADVDIVIISHGHYDHAGGIASFLEKNDKARIYMQREAFIPHASDKDGDIEDAGVEPSLENQDRITLVDEDIFFDDDLILFSRINGDYLVPEGNSHLLMKKGEEWQVDDFHHEQNLIIKDGKKRVLFTGCSHRGIANILRQAAENSDLPITHVIGGFHLYDLKLDDQSDLEFLTKVADELDKSGAILYTAHCTGYDQFKWLKGKLGHKIDYVSAGTVLEL is encoded by the coding sequence ATGATCATAAAAGCACTTATGGAGAACAGGGGAAAATCTGATGAGTATTTGACAGAGCATGGATTGAGCCTATATATTGAAACCGATACAAGGAAGCTCCTTTTCGACACCGGAGAAACTGATAAGTTTCTTTCCAATGCAGAGAAACTCGACGTAGATCTTGCAGATGTGGATATTGTTATAATTTCCCACGGGCATTATGATCATGCCGGGGGTATAGCGTCATTTCTTGAGAAAAACGATAAAGCGAGGATATACATGCAACGTGAGGCATTTATACCCCATGCTTCCGATAAGGATGGAGATATTGAGGATGCTGGTGTTGAGCCATCATTAGAGAACCAGGACAGGATTACACTGGTAGACGAGGATATTTTCTTTGATGATGATTTGATATTGTTTTCAAGGATCAATGGGGACTATCTCGTGCCTGAGGGAAATTCGCACCTTCTTATGAAGAAGGGAGAGGAATGGCAGGTCGATGACTTCCACCATGAACAGAATCTGATCATTAAAGATGGGAAAAAGAGGGTACTATTTACCGGATGCTCACATAGAGGCATCGCAAATATTTTAAGACAAGCTGCAGAAAACTCTGACCTCCCCATAACTCATGTGATAGGAGGATTCCATCTATACGATTTGAAGCTGGATGATCAGAGCGATTTGGAATTTCTCACCAAGGTAGCCGATGAGCTGGATAAATCAGGCGCCATACTCTACACAGCACATTGCACAGGCTATGACCAGTTCAAATGGCTTAAGGGGAAACTGGGTCACAAAATCGATTACGTTTCTGCGGGTACAGTACTGGAGTTATGA
- a CDS encoding HpcH/HpaI aldolase family protein — protein sequence MKNNLKEKLVSGGKAIGTFFEVGGETAVEGLGYTGLDYIIIDTEHGPFEVESTMGLIRAAELKELVPLVRIKDVSRPSVLKNLDIGAIGLVVPCVETVEEAKSLVEWAKYYPVGKRGFFTARKAGFGYEDFSRNVMEYFKTCNRETLLIPQCETKRCLDNIEAIAALEGVDGIFIGPYDLSVGLGIPAQFNEPVFKEAIARILKACKDSNKLSFIFTADPAMAIGYLEQGFDSVTISTDIAFYIAGIKSMVDGIKNQEGWKW from the coding sequence ATGAAAAACAACTTAAAGGAAAAGCTTGTCTCAGGCGGTAAAGCCATCGGCACCTTTTTTGAGGTAGGAGGAGAGACAGCTGTTGAAGGGCTTGGGTACACAGGCCTCGATTACATAATCATAGATACGGAACATGGCCCCTTTGAGGTAGAGAGCACAATGGGCCTTATAAGGGCCGCTGAGCTCAAGGAGCTTGTACCCCTTGTCAGAATCAAGGACGTATCAAGACCTTCAGTTCTCAAGAATCTTGATATTGGTGCCATAGGACTGGTCGTACCGTGTGTGGAAACAGTCGAAGAAGCCAAATCTCTCGTTGAGTGGGCTAAATACTACCCGGTTGGTAAAAGAGGATTTTTCACAGCGAGAAAAGCAGGGTTTGGTTACGAGGATTTTTCAAGAAACGTTATGGAATATTTCAAAACCTGCAACAGAGAGACTTTGCTGATACCGCAATGTGAAACAAAGAGATGTCTGGATAACATCGAGGCTATAGCTGCTCTTGAAGGAGTAGACGGTATATTTATTGGTCCATATGACCTGTCGGTGGGTCTTGGTATACCTGCCCAATTCAATGAACCGGTTTTCAAGGAAGCTATTGCAAGGATATTAAAGGCATGCAAGGATAGCAACAAATTAAGCTTTATATTCACAGCTGATCCTGCAATGGCTATAGGTTATCTTGAGCAAGGCTTTGACAGTGTTACCATATCTACGGATATTGCATTTTATATTGCAGGGATCAAGTCTATGGTAGATGGAATAAAGAATCAGGAGGGATGGAAATGGTGA